Genomic window (Candidatus Zixiibacteriota bacterium):
CCAGGGCTATCTTGAACAGATCGCTCCTCGCCTTGCGCTGAGTCTGGCGCTGGGTGCCCAGTTTTTCGATACGTTTCTTGAGTTGGGCGATCTTGATGCGCACCTGGCGGCGGTCGATTTCTAGCTGGGTCTCGCCCGGACCCTTGGCGCCGATCCCGCCGTACTGGCGCGAGAAATGCACCCAGGCGCCGGTCAGGCGCGGTAGCATATATTCGAGCTGGGCCAATTCGACCTGCATCCGCGCCGCAGCCGTGCGGGCGCCGCTTGCGAAAATATCGAGAATCAGCACCGGGCGATCGATGACTTTGGTGTCGAGCGTCTCCTCGAGATTGCGCTGCTGCGCCGGGCTGAGGGGGTCATCGAATATCACACAGTTGGCTTCAGACTCGCTGAGCTGCACCCGCAGTTCTTCTACCAGGCCGCGCCCGATATAGAACGCCGGATCGGGCCGCGGGCGCACCTGCACCCGTTCGGCCAGCACGGCCGCGCCGGCGGTGTTGGCCAGGCGGCGCAGCTCCTGAAGCGATTGGAGCTGTTCTGATCTGCGGCGCGAGTCACTGGCCAAACCGACCAGGATGGCTTTTTCTATTTGGCGCTTACCGTGCTCGTGTGTCATTCATTGGAAGATAGAGTCGATCCGGGAATTATCAATGGTGAAATGTGACGGGGACCAAGCTCGCGATGATCCCTGGCTCATGGCTCGTTGAAAGCCCGGTTTCAATCGCGGTAGGGACATTCGCAGCGGGGAGGCGATTTATTACTTCAGCAGCAGCATTTTCCTGGTCTCTACAAAGTGCGGTGTGGTCAGGCGATAGAAGTAGACCCCGGCCGCGAGATCGGTGCGGTCGAACATGACATCGTGTTCACCGGCGGATTGATACTCGTCAAGAAGCGTGGCCACTGTCTGGCCCAGCGAATTATAGACGACTATCCGAGTTGCTGACGGCTCCGGGAGGGAAAAGCGTATGACCGTCGTGGGATTGAAAGGATTCGGGTAGTTGGTCAGCAGTAGAGATTTCGTTGGTAGCGGCTTTCTATTAACACCGTCATCGGGCAGCCAGCCAAGCTGGCTGTCGGCGAGACCTGTGTCGGTCATGATTATGGCCGGTGAAGTTTTAGCCTCGGTGTTGTTGTGTCCCTCTCCCCGCCCGGTAAGATAGGTGTGGGTGTGAATCTCCAGGTCGTTTCGTAGACCGGCCACCTCCGCTTCCAGCGAGTCTACTCGTTTCTCAAGTTCGTCGAGCCGTTCGCTCAAATCGGGTGAGACGCTGACCGTGAAAGCAGTCCATTGAGCTCCCAAGGCTCCTGCGAAGTAATCGAGGACGATATTCGCGTTGGCTACCCCCTTGCCGGTAATATGAATGGTCAGGGCTGTGCGATAAGTGTGACCACGACTCAGCTTGGCGTTCATGGAATTTGCGGTTCCGCCGCTATCGAGTGCGGCACCAATGTCAATAATGTCTATTCCAACGAAACGATCAGGTGTCATGGTATGTACAGGTGGTTCAGTCTTTTTGACCACCCGACCGCCGTCGGTAATGTCGTACAGATACACGGAGACTTCCGCCTTGCAGTCGTTGTAGCCCGTAAAAACGCCGCTAAGCGTCCACATGCCTTGCCATGTGATATCGTAGTCTAATGTTGCATCGACTTCGGCCTCAGAGCCGGATCGGTCGGAAATAGTAAATCGCCCGTAGGTGGTAGAGGTCACGTATTTGGAGCCGAGCGTGCCACTCAGGTCGAAGGAGGCATCAGCGGTCCCCTGGCTAATGTCGCAATCGGCCAGGCAGCCGACCGGACACCCTTCCCACGAATTTCCCAATGGGCCCCTGTAACCTGAGGCCGTCGCGCACGCCTCGGGCTGAACCTCGACACTTTCACCGGGAGCCACGACTACTGTGGCTCGGGTGAGACCAGCAGACAACGACCCGAGGACCAGGACGATAGCCGGCCCCCTCGTTTCAAGTACTCGGTTTGAGTGACGTAGCATAATCCTGTTTTCCAATATGCTGGGTTGACTGCGCATCCACACTAGTGTCTTGTCCCGTCAATAGCTTTACATAGTCGGTTGATTTTTCCGAGGATGGAATCAGCTGTGGCGGTCCAGACAAAGGGTTTGGTCGTGGCATTGTAGTGAGCAATGAAGGTTTCGATGTGG
Coding sequences:
- the hflX gene encoding GTPase HflX; the encoded protein is MTHEHGKRQIEKAILVGLASDSRRRSEQLQSLQELRRLANTAGAAVLAERVQVRPRPDPAFYIGRGLVEELRVQLSESEANCVIFDDPLSPAQQRNLEETLDTKVIDRPVLILDIFASGARTAAARMQVELAQLEYMLPRLTGAWVHFSRQYGGIGAKGPGETQLEIDRRQVRIKIAQLKKRIEKLGTQRQTQRKARSDLFKIALVGYTNAGKSTLFNALTRADVQTADRLFTTLDSTTRVMSAGYPTRVVFSDTVGFIRKLPHQLVESFKSTLEEVALADLILLVADCSDPKMTERIGQTREVLVEIEADMVPYLTVYNKHDANPEFVAPANNASQSFVVSALQNQGLAALKAELVARSGRNRSAPGPVKHQ
- a CDS encoding T9SS type A sorting domain-containing protein; protein product: MGNSWEGCPVGCLADCDISQGTADASFDLSGTLGSKYVTSTTYGRFTISDRSGSEAEVDATLDYDITWQGMWTLSGVFTGYNDCKAEVSVYLYDITDGGRVVKKTEPPVHTMTPDRFVGIDIIDIGAALDSGGTANSMNAKLSRGHTYRTALTIHITGKGVANANIVLDYFAGALGAQWTAFTVSVSPDLSERLDELEKRVDSLEAEVAGLRNDLEIHTHTYLTGRGEGHNNTEAKTSPAIIMTDTGLADSQLGWLPDDGVNRKPLPTKSLLLTNYPNPFNPTTVIRFSLPEPSATRIVVYNSLGQTVATLLDEYQSAGEHDVMFDRTDLAAGVYFYRLTTPHFVETRKMLLLK
- a CDS encoding IS630 family transposase; translated protein: HIETFIAHYNATTKPFVWTATADSILGKINRLCKAIDGTRH